In the genome of Tissierella sp., the window ACTGCATATTCTACCAACCACTTCCTTAAGCTCCTTACCTTGTCGCAGTCTTTCTATCCTAAGCATTTGTCCTTCCATGTTGATTTTATTTCTATCCAAAGTTATCACCACCTATATCGATTATACCAGCTAAACTATTACTGTCCATATACCCAATATCTGATGAAACTCAATTACAAATTGATAGGACATTATCTACTTCCCTTTAGTTGCTGATCTTTCTATATTTAATTCCTATTAATATACTTAACTAACTATTTTATAATATGTTCTTGCTGTCAAAGTATAAATAATTATATAGAAGAATGCAAATACAATTATAGTCAATCCAGTATACAAAGCATATAAGCTCACATTTGTAAGATAAAATATTGATAGCATCTCAGTAACCACTTTAAATGCAAATGCTACATGAATAACAGAAGTAACTAGGGGTAAGAAAAATACTGTAAGCACTTGGCTTCTTATTGATTGTTTTATTTCCTTACGACTCATACCTACCTTTTGCATGATCTCAAATCTATCCTTATCATCGAAACCTTCAGCAATTTGTTTATAATATATGATCAAGACAGTTGCCATTATGAATAATATTCCTATGAATATTCCAAGGAAAAATAGTCCTCCATAAAGTGTATAAAAAGTCTCTTTATCTGATTCTGCACTTTTTACACCAGCATCTATATTAGCTTTGTCTATAGAGCTTCTTATTGAAGCAGCTAATTCTATCTCAGAACTACTATCAGTCTCTACATCAAAACCATAATAGTAATTAAGTTCAGGTGCATCACTATCTCCTTCGAGATGACTATAAGTCTTATTTATAGTAGCTAAACTATCTACAACTATATAATGACTGTCAGAAAGATGTGCCATATCATCAGTAGCCATATTAAAGGAATCAAGCTTTTCCTTTATATTTAATTCAAAGCCATTTAGGTCCATTACATCTCCAGATATCTCCCCTTTAGCTGTATAAACCAATACTTCTCCTTCTTCTAAGGATACACCCTTCCCCTCTAATCTATTATAATCATCTTGAGTTAATAGGATTAATAATGATAAGTTTTTCATGGAAAAGGACTCTTTATCCTGTACCATAAAACTAGAACCCTTCTGATTTGTCATAAAACTAATAGAAGAAAATTTAGTTACATTTTCACTAGAAACATTGGCTTTCATTGTACTCTCTGCCACTAAATCATCTAGTTTCTCAACCACTTCCTCTGAATAACTTGCATTTATTTCAATATTCCTTGGATACCTGGTTCTAAGTAAATCATCTACTCCTACATATAAAGATACTGTTGTAGAAAGTGTGATAATAACAGCAGTAGATAAAATACAAATATTTGCAAGGCCTGCTGCATTCTGCTTCATACGATAAATCATACCTGAAACAGAAATAAAATGATTTGTTTGATAGTAATAGTTTTTATTCTTCCTAAGGGATTTTAATAAAGCAATACTCCCAGCCTTAAACAAAAAGTTAGTACCTATTATTACAAATATTACGGCAATAAAAAACTTATTTATTGCAGCTATTGGTGAGTCTGCCGTAAGAGCTAAATAATATCCAATCCCTAGACTTACAATCCCAATAATAGTAGAAAACCATTTGGTCTTTGGTTCCCTTTCTCCTACATTGCCACCCTTTAATAATTCAATAGGTTTAGACAAATGCACTTGCAATACATTGTAGATTAGATTGAATAAAAATATAGCACTAAATAGTATTATAGTAGCTACAAGAGCAATTAATGGGATTTCAAACCCAAATACCACATCGAACTTAATTAATTTAAGAAGCAGTAATGCTAGTAGTTTACTCAAAAGAATTCCACCTAAAATACCACTAATTAAACTAATTATAGAGATATAGAGGGTTTCATATAGCATGATTTTCCCAATATGTCTCTTCTCCATACCCAATATATTAAATAGTCCAAACTCTTTTTTTCTCTGCTTTATCAAAAAACTATTGGTATAATACAGAAAGAAAAAAGAGAATATGCCTACTATTATAGTTCCTAATAACATCATATATCTTAGGGTTCCACTATCACTTAAATATCCTAAGTCTTTTACAACCACTAAATAGCACATATTATAAAACATGATTATGGTGCCAATACAAGTTAGTAAATAAGGTATATAGGCTCTGGAGTTCTTTTTAATGTTATTAAGTGCAAGTTTAGGATAAAAAAATTTATTCATCTCTTGCACCGCCTGTAGCTATTAAAGTGAGGGTATCTGAAATCTTCTGATACATCTCTTCATTGCTTTGTGAAGCTTTGTAAAGTTGGTGAAAGGCCTCCCCATCCCTTATAAACAATACTCTCTTGGCATTAGAAGCAGCCTTGGTACTATGTGTTACCATGAGTATTGTCTGACCTTCATTGTTTATTTCTGAAAATATCTTTAATAGTCCTTCCGATGATCTAGAATCTAGGGCTCCAGTAGGTTCATCTGCCAGTATAATCTCAGGATCTGTAATTAAGGCTCTTGCTATGGCTGTTCTTTGCTTTTGCCCTCCTGATACTTCATATGGGAACTTACTTAAGATGTCCTCTATTTCCAATCTCTTTGCTATAGGTGCAAGCTTCTTACTCATCTCATCATGGCTTTCTCCTTTTAGCACAAGTGGTAAAAAGATATTATCCTCAATAGAAAAAGTATCTAATAAGTTAAAATCCTGAAAAACAAAACCAAGATTGTCTCGTCTAAATGAAGAAATCTCTTTTTCATTAATAGACAATATACTCTTAGAGTTTAAGAGTACATCTCCACTGCTTGGTTTATCTAAGGATGCAAGGATATTAAGCAATGTTGTCTTACCGGACCCAGATTCACCCATTATAGCTATATATTCTCCTTCCTCTACTGAAAATGAAACATTTGTAAGTGCTTGAACAGAAGCTCCGCCAAAATGTGTTGTATATACTTTCTTTAAGTTTTTAACTTCTAAAAGTGGCATATCAATTCCTCCTAAAATTATCTTCCTGTTCATTATACAAGAAGAGAAAATGCCATGCCATTTATTTGGCTTACATTTCCTCTTCTAAGCTTACATTTTAGTAAGCTTAATCCGAAACATCTAATTTTGCTGTGTCCAGTCCAATCATTACCTTAGTTCCTTTATCAATTTTTGATTCTATTTTAATTGTATGCGATAACTTATCCAAGATCCCCTTGCACAAAAATAAGCCAATTCCTGTTGATTTCTTATGAGACCTGCCATTAAATCCAGTAAATCCTCTTTCAAAAATAAGAGGTATATCCTCTTCTTTAATACCTATTCCAGCATCTTCTATCACCAATGTATTAGATAATGCTTCATCCATATAGATAGATATTTCACCTGAATTTGTATATTTAAGAGCATTTGACAAGATCTGTTCTATAACGAAAACAAGCCACTTTTCATCCGTAAGAACAAATCTATTTAAATCATCATAATTCAGCCTTATCTTTTTACGAATAAATATTTTCGAATACTTCCTAACGGCCTGCTTAACTATTCCATCAAGTGAATATTTCATTATTTGCAAGTCTGAACTCATATGCTCCATTCTTAGGTACTGGAGTACCATTTCAACATACTGTTCAATTTTAAAAAGTTCTTCCAGCAAATCAATTGATAGATTGGATTTATTAGACTGTAATAAGAGCCTCATTGCAGCAATTGGTGTCTTTATTTGATGTGCCCAGATTGTATAATAATCCACCATCTCATTTATTGCAATATCTTTTTCGTTTATGTTCCTCAGCCTATCTTCAGCAATAGCCTGGATTAATTCTTCATATTCTCTATCTATTAGATTCTTTGATTTAGGAAATAAAAAATTATTTACTTTAAAACTATTTTTTATTTCCTCTAATTTTATGTATTTCTTATAGAATTTTCTAAAATCATATAAAGCTATTAACAGTAGAAAAGCACTGACTAAAACAAGGGCATAAAGTACAGCTTCTAAGGGTAAGGAGTATAAAAAGAAGACTACTAGAAGGATACATATTGATATGATAAAAACTCCTAATGTCTTAATCTTTAGTTTTAAGTAATTCAATAGGACAAACATAATATCTTTCATATCATTCCACCATATAGCCTAAGCCTTTCTTAGTCTTTATAAATTCATCAAGCCCTAATTCATGTAACTTTTTTCTTAATCTATTGATATTTACTGTAAGAGTATTATCATCAACATAATTATCATCTTCCCATAACCTTTGCATGATTTCATCACGACTTACAACACTTCCTACATCATCCATTAGTAATTGCAATATCCTATATTCATTTTTGGTCAGATCTATTTTTTCATCCTTATAACTTAATGTTGTATCACTAAGATTTAGTAATACACCCTTATGTTCTAATATATTAACTTGTCCTTGAAATGAATAGGTTCGTCTAAGTATTGCCCCTACTTTGGCATTTAGAACATTCAAGTCAAATGGCTTTGAAATAAAATCATCGCCACCCATATTCATAGCCATAACTATACTCATATTATCACTTGCAGAAGAAATGAATATTATAGGCACTTTTGATAGCTTGCGAATTTCTGTACACCAATGGAACCCATTATAATAAGGCAACATAACATCTAGCAATATCAAATGAGGCTCAAAGGATATTACTTGGGTGGTTATATCTTTAAAATCCGTAAGATATATAATCTCATAATTCCACCTACTCAAATAATCATTCATAGACTTTGCTATACTAATGTCATCTTCAATAATCATTATTTTATACATAATTATCCCTTCCTATAATTCATATCAGTGTATTTGGATCATGCCCATAATTTTCCTATATTTATTATATCACAATAGAATATTATGTCCCTAGAGAAATGATGAAATAGTATGGGATTATGGGAACAAAACGAATTGTTTTTGATTCTTTAGTAGTTTCAAATATTTCCACAACTTTTAAATCCATTTTATCTGTATGAATCTTTTCAATTGTCCCTTTAGTTTTATTTCTATCTATGATTTAATAATTCCTTCTAATAAACATATTTTAATGTCTCCTTTAATAAATATATCTAAGTGTAGCAAATAAGTAGATATTGTTATTAAAGGAGGAATTATTGTGGATGAAGAGAAATATCAACATAAACATCCAAAGATGGAAAATCCCATGGATAAAAATGGATTAGGAGATCCTATTCCTAGTAGAAATCAAAATATAGGAGATACTCCTGAATTAAAAACAGCTACAGGCTCCCAAGTAACAGATAATCAAGATACCATGACTGCAGGAAAGCGAGGTCCTGTGGCCTTGCAAGATATATGGTTTTTGGAAAAAATGGCTCATTTTGATCGTGAAGTTATACCTGAGCGCAGAATGCATGCAAAAGGTTCAGGGGCCTTTGGGACATTTACTGTGACCCATGATATCACTAAGTACACTAAAGCTAGTATATTTTCAAAAATTGGTAAGCAAACTAAAATGTTAGCTCGCTTCTCAACAGTTGCTGGTGAAAGAGGGGCAGCTGATGCAGAAAGAGATATTCGTGGATTTGCTTTAAAATTTTATACTGATGAAGGTAACTGGGATATGGTAGGAAATAATACTCCAGTATTTTTCTTTCGAGATCCTTTAAAATTTATCGATTTAAATCATGCAATCAAGAGAGATCCTCGCACTAATATGCGGAGTCCAAATACCAATTGGGATTTTTGGACTTCCTTACCAGAAGCACTTTTACAAGTTACAATTATTATGGGAGATAGAGGTATTCCATCTTCCTATAGGCGTATGCATGGATTTGGTTCTCACGCATATAGCTTTATTAATGAAGAAAATAAACGAGTATGGGTTAAGTTTCATTTTAGGTCTCAACAAGGTATATTAAACCTAACAGATCAAGAGGCAAAAAAAGTAGTGGGAATGGATAGAGAATCTCACCAAAGAGACCTTTACCAAGCTATTGAACAAAGGATGTATCCTAAGTGGAAAATGTATATACAAATTATGACTGAAGAACAAGCTGATGCTATGAAAAATAATCCTTTTGATTTAACCAAAATGTGGCTTAAAAAAGATTTCCCCCTTATACCCGTAGGAGAGTTTGAATTAAATAAAAATCCAGATAACTATTTTGCTGAAATAGAACAAGCAGCTTTTACTCCTGCTAACATAGTTCCTGGAATTAGTTTTTCCCCTGATCGTATGTTACAAGGAAGATTGTTTTCTTATGGAGATGCACATAGATATCGTTTAGGTGTAAATCACCATCAAATACCTGTCAATATGCCTAAAGCAGTTGAAAATCCACATAGTTTTCATCGTGATGGTCGAATGCGTGTAGATGGAAATCTAGGTAGTGAACTAAATTATGAACCAAATAGTTACGGAAATTGGATAGATCAACCAGAAGATAATCTTCCAAGACAAGAAGGTGGAGATGTTTATAGATATGACTTCCGAAGAGATGATTCTGATTACTTCACCCAACCAGGACTTTTATTCCGAGCTATGACAGAAGATCAAAAGCAAGTTCTCTTCTATAATACTGCAAGAAATATGGGAGACTCTACTCTTCAAATAAAGCATAGACACATATATAATTGTTACCAAGCAGACCCTGATTATGGTAAAGGTGTAGCAGAGGCAATGAATATTTCAATTAATGATGTCGATTTAAACTTGCCTATAGGCGATTCCCGCGAAAATCAAAGAAAGGCTAATAACTTACATCCAGAACTAAATATACCTACTACACCAGTAGATCCTGAAAGAGAAATTGATACAAATACAGAACCCTATATAATACCTGAATTTGATCCTTGGCTTTTATAATAGTAGAACTCTCCCGAAACATTAATTTAATCTTCGATTGTAAACAAATGTTCTTTCTTGTTGAATCCATATCCGAACATATGTTATAATTTAGTTAGAGAAAACAAATTAATGTTCAGGGGAGGAATTTATGTGGATAAGAAAAGTTTAACTTTAGAAGCAAAGGGTCAACAAATATCAATCATAGCATCTGAAAACCATAATGATTATATTAGCTTGACAGACATAGCAAAATATAAAAACTCTGACAGAACTGATATTGTTGTTTTAAACTGGTTGAGGAATAGAAATACAATTGAATTCTTGGGTGTATGGGAGCAAATGTATAATATCAACTTTAATCCCATCGAATTCGATTGGATTAAAAGTCAAGCTGGTTTAAATTCATTTGTCCTTACTCCAAAACAATGGATTGAAGGTACAAGTGCAATTGGCATTATCTCTAAAGCTGGTAGATATGGTGGAACTTATGCACATAATTCAGTAAAAGAAGTCTTGGAACCACTCTTTGGTTCCAAGACTTCTTTTACTACGCCAACCCTGACAAATAGGGTCATCACTCCCACTCAATGATTTCAAAAATATTTCGATTTAAAATGTGTATTTTTCAATATTTATGGTTTTAATATTATTTGATTTATTGGTGTTTATTTTGGTTATTGGAATTTTTAGTACTAAAATAGTACTATTTTAGTACTTTTGAATAATATCTTTATATTCTATTGTTAGCTTATTATAATAGTTTATAATAATAAAATGAAAATGATTTATATTCATATTTATAATTAAGATTTACTCTTAATCACATCATTATTTTAAGCAATAGTCACCATGTATAGGAGTTCTATGTTCATTAGTCCATCCCTTCTTGTGATAACTACAATCTTTTGAAGGATGCTCATATGTGTTATCCTTACCGTAGCTATAAATTATCTTTCCTAATCTTGTGCTATCAGGGATATCATCATGCACATTACCTCTACAAGACCATGAATATTCTCCACCATGATGACTTGCTACTAAAATATCAATTCCCTTCAAATATTTATCCGGCATATAATCATATCTTTGATCACCAGAAACTAATATGTTAACTTCTTTATTCTCACTTGAATATAGTTTAAGTCTCATTGCCAAACCATTTTCATGCTTATGAGTAGGGATACGTTTACGATTATGCTTTGAATATTCATTAACAAAAACACATCCGAAACTTAACTGTATGGAAGAACTTATAATGCTAATACTACCACCACTAATTCTTATTTCCGCACATCTTTTTATAAACAACACCTCTCGGTCTTGATTAGGTATATACCAGTCACATTCAAAAGCTTTTGGAAATTCACATATGCCAAACCAATGATCTCTATGAATATGAGAAATTACGATAGATGGCTTCCGATTTACATCAACAGTCATAACCTTTGGTAAATTAAATCTATTCTTACCCTCACTTACACCAAAATCAAAGTATAAAAAGGGTTCATTGTCGATAGTAAGAGCTGTTGATAACCCTTGTCCAACATTATGGACAACAAAATTTATACCCTTTTTGTCCTCTCTATGTATATTATTTATTGATGAAGCAGGAATAATATAATAATTTATTGCATCTATAATAGTATTAAGTTTTTCTTCATTTACTATTTTAATACTTTTTATTCTAAACCCATCAATTAAATTATCATCATACCTCATAACAGTTCCATCTGGTGCTCTTAATCTATATACATCAGGAGCAACAAAAACACTTGTATATCTTTTATCCCT includes:
- a CDS encoding FtsX-like permease family protein; translation: MNKFFYPKLALNNIKKNSRAYIPYLLTCIGTIIMFYNMCYLVVVKDLGYLSDSGTLRYMMLLGTIIVGIFSFFFLYYTNSFLIKQRKKEFGLFNILGMEKRHIGKIMLYETLYISIISLISGILGGILLSKLLALLLLKLIKFDVVFGFEIPLIALVATIILFSAIFLFNLIYNVLQVHLSKPIELLKGGNVGEREPKTKWFSTIIGIVSLGIGYYLALTADSPIAAINKFFIAVIFVIIGTNFLFKAGSIALLKSLRKNKNYYYQTNHFISVSGMIYRMKQNAAGLANICILSTAVIITLSTTVSLYVGVDDLLRTRYPRNIEINASYSEEVVEKLDDLVAESTMKANVSSENVTKFSSISFMTNQKGSSFMVQDKESFSMKNLSLLILLTQDDYNRLEGKGVSLEEGEVLVYTAKGEISGDVMDLNGFELNIKEKLDSFNMATDDMAHLSDSHYIVVDSLATINKTYSHLEGDSDAPELNYYYGFDVETDSSSEIELAASIRSSIDKANIDAGVKSAESDKETFYTLYGGLFFLGIFIGILFIMATVLIIYYKQIAEGFDDKDRFEIMQKVGMSRKEIKQSIRSQVLTVFFLPLVTSVIHVAFAFKVVTEMLSIFYLTNVSLYALYTGLTIIVFAFFYIIIYTLTARTYYKIVS
- a CDS encoding ABC transporter ATP-binding protein produces the protein MPLLEVKNLKKVYTTHFGGASVQALTNVSFSVEEGEYIAIMGESGSGKTTLLNILASLDKPSSGDVLLNSKSILSINEKEISSFRRDNLGFVFQDFNLLDTFSIEDNIFLPLVLKGESHDEMSKKLAPIAKRLEIEDILSKFPYEVSGGQKQRTAIARALITDPEIILADEPTGALDSRSSEGLLKIFSEINNEGQTILMVTHSTKAASNAKRVLFIRDGEAFHQLYKASQSNEEMYQKISDTLTLIATGGARDE
- a CDS encoding sensor histidine kinase, which produces MKDIMFVLLNYLKLKIKTLGVFIISICILLVVFFLYSLPLEAVLYALVLVSAFLLLIALYDFRKFYKKYIKLEEIKNSFKVNNFLFPKSKNLIDREYEELIQAIAEDRLRNINEKDIAINEMVDYYTIWAHQIKTPIAAMRLLLQSNKSNLSIDLLEELFKIEQYVEMVLQYLRMEHMSSDLQIMKYSLDGIVKQAVRKYSKIFIRKKIRLNYDDLNRFVLTDEKWLVFVIEQILSNALKYTNSGEISIYMDEALSNTLVIEDAGIGIKEEDIPLIFERGFTGFNGRSHKKSTGIGLFLCKGILDKLSHTIKIESKIDKGTKVMIGLDTAKLDVSD
- a CDS encoding response regulator transcription factor; this encodes MYKIMIIEDDISIAKSMNDYLSRWNYEIIYLTDFKDITTQVISFEPHLILLDVMLPYYNGFHWCTEIRKLSKVPIIFISSASDNMSIVMAMNMGGDDFISKPFDLNVLNAKVGAILRRTYSFQGQVNILEHKGVLLNLSDTTLSYKDEKIDLTKNEYRILQLLMDDVGSVVSRDEIMQRLWEDDNYVDDNTLTVNINRLRKKLHELGLDEFIKTKKGLGYMVE
- a CDS encoding catalase, whose translation is MENPMDKNGLGDPIPSRNQNIGDTPELKTATGSQVTDNQDTMTAGKRGPVALQDIWFLEKMAHFDREVIPERRMHAKGSGAFGTFTVTHDITKYTKASIFSKIGKQTKMLARFSTVAGERGAADAERDIRGFALKFYTDEGNWDMVGNNTPVFFFRDPLKFIDLNHAIKRDPRTNMRSPNTNWDFWTSLPEALLQVTIIMGDRGIPSSYRRMHGFGSHAYSFINEENKRVWVKFHFRSQQGILNLTDQEAKKVVGMDRESHQRDLYQAIEQRMYPKWKMYIQIMTEEQADAMKNNPFDLTKMWLKKDFPLIPVGEFELNKNPDNYFAEIEQAAFTPANIVPGISFSPDRMLQGRLFSYGDAHRYRLGVNHHQIPVNMPKAVENPHSFHRDGRMRVDGNLGSELNYEPNSYGNWIDQPEDNLPRQEGGDVYRYDFRRDDSDYFTQPGLLFRAMTEDQKQVLFYNTARNMGDSTLQIKHRHIYNCYQADPDYGKGVAEAMNISINDVDLNLPIGDSRENQRKANNLHPELNIPTTPVDPEREIDTNTEPYIIPEFDPWLL
- a CDS encoding KilA-N domain-containing protein produces the protein MDKKSLTLEAKGQQISIIASENHNDYISLTDIAKYKNSDRTDIVVLNWLRNRNTIEFLGVWEQMYNINFNPIEFDWIKSQAGLNSFVLTPKQWIEGTSAIGIISKAGRYGGTYAHNSVKEVLEPLFGSKTSFTTPTLTNRVITPTQ
- a CDS encoding MBL fold metallo-hydrolase — encoded protein: MAFIYRYHIKNTKKRNEVNLLDFSEDIIGAIKSFYEENLKDCRVEKDYYEYKLYSNMGNRELRMFGRYLIRRCEGLNAIWEEIRQENTAFFVRKESEYYAFVYRDETEKNISLGVIDATDFNELERLSDQAVNYIKKYHSKFDLYPKHSDNELDINKLSIAFYMDIFDLYINEKNIREKYKSIRDAKLVLIKGYHQRDKRYTSVFVAPDVYRLRAPDGTVMRYDDNLIDGFRIKSIKIVNEEKLNTIIDAINYYIIPASSINNIHREDKKGINFVVHNVGQGLSTALTIDNEPFLYFDFGVSEGKNRFNLPKVMTVDVNRKPSIVISHIHRDHWFGICEFPKAFECDWYIPNQDREVLFIKRCAEIRISGGSISIISSSIQLSFGCVFVNEYSKHNRKRIPTHKHENGLAMRLKLYSSENKEVNILVSGDQRYDYMPDKYLKGIDILVASHHGGEYSWSCRGNVHDDIPDSTRLGKIIYSYGKDNTYEHPSKDCSYHKKGWTNEHRTPIHGDYCLK